The following proteins come from a genomic window of Halorussus halophilus:
- a CDS encoding ABC transporter ATP-binding protein has product MIELRNVSKVYGDGTKAVDSVSLEVPRGDVATLVGPSGCGKTTTMKMINALIEPTEGTLSIDGTSIDQLDSIELRRNVGYVIQEIGLFSHMTVEENIGIVPDIVGWDDDRTEQRVTELLELIQLPANVREKYPAELSGGQRQRVGVARALAANPEVVLMDEPFGALDPITRDELQDEFLRIQDELDVTIAFVTHSIDEAIKMGDRVAVLNEGRLVQYDTPRELLANPENEFVESFIGEDRLLKQLQTIPVREAMRERPDSVEKTSRTVTPDDSLKTALQRLFTDNRPEISVVSNHEVVGLLSEDDVRRAVGGDPSTVLEGHHA; this is encoded by the coding sequence ATGATAGAACTACGGAACGTCTCGAAAGTCTACGGTGACGGCACGAAAGCAGTCGATAGCGTGAGTCTCGAAGTCCCGCGTGGCGACGTCGCTACGCTGGTCGGTCCCTCTGGCTGTGGGAAGACGACGACGATGAAGATGATAAACGCGCTCATCGAACCCACCGAGGGAACCCTCTCTATCGATGGGACGTCCATCGATCAACTCGACTCGATAGAGTTGCGGCGGAACGTCGGTTACGTCATCCAAGAGATTGGGCTGTTCAGCCACATGACCGTCGAGGAGAACATCGGCATCGTTCCGGACATCGTCGGCTGGGACGACGACCGCACCGAGCAACGAGTCACCGAACTCCTCGAACTCATCCAACTACCGGCCAACGTGCGCGAGAAGTACCCTGCAGAACTATCGGGCGGCCAGCGCCAACGCGTCGGGGTCGCTCGGGCACTGGCGGCTAACCCCGAGGTCGTACTCATGGACGAACCGTTCGGCGCGCTCGACCCGATTACCCGCGACGAACTCCAAGATGAGTTCCTCCGAATTCAGGACGAACTGGACGTGACTATCGCGTTCGTCACCCACTCTATCGACGAGGCCATCAAGATGGGCGACCGGGTGGCTGTCCTCAACGAGGGCCGACTCGTCCAGTACGACACCCCCCGCGAACTACTGGCGAACCCGGAAAACGAGTTCGTCGAGAGTTTCATCGGCGAGGACCGATTGCTCAAACAGTTACAGACGATACCGGTTCGAGAGGCGATGCGAGAGCGGCCAGACTCCGTCGAGAAGACTTCTCGGACCGTCACGCCAGACGATTCGCTGAAGACTGCCTTGCAGCGACTGTTCACCGACAACCGACCGGAGATATCGGTCGTGTCGAACCACGAAGTCGTCGGCCTTCTCTCGGAGGACGACGTGCGCCGAGCGGTTGGCGGCGACCCATCAACCGTACTGGAGGGCCACCATGCTTGA
- a CDS encoding ABC transporter permease produces the protein MLELPLGIFTGWLEYIGQNPGEFAEMARQHMTMVLVGEFAAILVAVPAGIAATRNEKVGWLVMNLGAVSQTVPPLAVLALSFTALGLGYKPAVLALFLYALLPILKNTVAGIRDVDDAQKEAGRGMGMTELQRLRRIELPLAVPVVFAGIRTSTVLSIGVAYLGAFIGAGGLGQWVILGQQQFNTNILLAGAIPGALLVIALDRTFEWLEGRVTPAGVSATDTDGAAA, from the coding sequence ATGCTTGAGTTGCCGCTCGGTATCTTCACTGGCTGGTTAGAGTACATCGGACAGAACCCCGGCGAGTTCGCCGAGATGGCCCGCCAACACATGACGATGGTGCTCGTTGGCGAGTTCGCGGCTATCCTCGTCGCGGTGCCCGCCGGAATCGCGGCGACCCGCAACGAGAAAGTCGGCTGGCTAGTGATGAATCTCGGTGCAGTCTCTCAGACAGTGCCACCGCTCGCAGTGCTCGCGCTGTCGTTTACAGCACTCGGACTCGGCTACAAACCCGCCGTGTTAGCGTTGTTCTTGTATGCGCTCCTCCCGATTCTGAAGAACACCGTCGCCGGAATCCGGGACGTGGACGACGCACAGAAGGAGGCCGGACGCGGGATGGGAATGACTGAACTGCAACGACTGCGCCGCATCGAACTGCCGCTGGCGGTGCCAGTCGTCTTCGCGGGTATCCGAACTTCGACGGTGCTGTCCATCGGCGTAGCGTACCTCGGTGCGTTCATCGGGGCGGGCGGACTCGGCCAGTGGGTCATCCTCGGTCAACAGCAGTTCAACACCAACATCCTGCTCGCCGGAGCGATTCCAGGCGCACTGCTCGTCATCGCGCTCGACAGGACCTTCGAGTGGCTAGAGGGACGAGTCACCCCGGCAGGCGTCTCCGCGACGGACACAGACGGAGCGGCCGCCTAA
- a CDS encoding HAL/PAL/TAL family ammonia-lyase — protein MIRITGELTIDELVAVAREREPVELSPQARDRIEDSRDAVEDIIDGDNRVYGVNTGFGDLQSVSISRDDLDSLQENLLRSHATAVGDPLPTDVVRAAMLVRANALSVGVSGVRVELVEQFLALLNEGVHPVVPATGSTDDLGAAAHIGLVLMGEGEAEMGGETFDGSVALAEANVEPLDPRAKEGLSAVSGTPIMTALLALAVEDTERLVRTADLAGAWTFELLGEAPTAFAERVSGVRPYDGHAASAANVRRLVSATPEGDHQMTQDPLSLRCIPQIHGAVREQLDFARHVVETELRSATDNPLVFPDGETFSCGNFNGQQVAAAADMLTTAIQKVGRVSERRADKLVSDVGSEGVADFLAADPGLESGLMIAHYTATGLVTELETTAPASGRSVTVSGGQEDIHSLGTIAARELTDTVETVQQVLAVELLCAARRSELVDSDLSPPLDAVATELDDAVGLPLADVSLHEEIRETAALADEGRFARIAEGTGTELA, from the coding sequence ATGATACGAATCACCGGCGAACTGACGATAGACGAACTCGTCGCAGTCGCCCGCGAACGCGAACCCGTCGAACTGTCCCCCCAAGCACGAGACCGAATCGAAGACAGCCGTGACGCCGTCGAAGACATTATCGACGGCGACAACCGCGTCTACGGCGTCAACACCGGGTTCGGCGACCTACAGTCCGTCTCCATCTCGCGAGACGACCTCGACAGTCTGCAAGAGAATCTCCTTCGAAGTCACGCCACTGCCGTCGGCGACCCGTTGCCGACCGACGTAGTCCGGGCGGCGATGCTCGTCCGCGCGAACGCCCTCTCAGTCGGCGTCTCCGGCGTGCGCGTCGAACTGGTCGAACAGTTTCTCGCGCTTCTCAACGAGGGCGTGCACCCAGTCGTTCCCGCGACGGGGAGCACCGACGACCTCGGGGCGGCCGCACACATCGGTCTCGTGCTGATGGGTGAAGGCGAGGCTGAAATGGGTGGGGAAACGTTCGACGGTAGCGTCGCCCTCGCAGAAGCGAACGTCGAACCGCTTGACCCACGCGCGAAAGAGGGCCTCTCTGCCGTGAGTGGCACGCCAATCATGACTGCACTGCTGGCACTCGCAGTCGAGGACACCGAGCGACTGGTCCGAACTGCCGACCTCGCTGGTGCGTGGACGTTCGAACTGCTCGGCGAGGCCCCGACAGCGTTCGCAGAGCGAGTCTCGGGGGTCCGACCCTACGACGGCCACGCGGCCTCTGCGGCCAACGTTCGCCGACTCGTCTCGGCGACGCCAGAGGGAGACCACCAGATGACTCAGGATCCGCTGTCGCTGCGCTGTATCCCACAGATTCACGGCGCGGTTCGCGAGCAACTCGACTTCGCACGGCACGTGGTCGAGACCGAACTCCGGAGTGCGACCGACAATCCACTCGTGTTTCCCGATGGCGAGACGTTCTCCTGTGGCAACTTCAACGGCCAGCAGGTAGCCGCTGCCGCCGACATGCTGACGACTGCCATCCAGAAGGTCGGTCGGGTGAGCGAGCGTCGCGCGGACAAACTGGTCAGCGACGTCGGGAGCGAAGGAGTTGCGGACTTCCTCGCCGCCGACCCCGGCTTGGAATCCGGACTGATGATAGCCCACTACACGGCGACAGGGTTGGTCACGGAACTCGAAACAACCGCTCCGGCGAGTGGCCGGTCAGTCACCGTCTCGGGTGGGCAAGAAGACATCCACAGCCTTGGAACTATCGCGGCACGTGAACTCACAGACACAGTAGAAACAGTCCAGCAGGTGCTGGCCGTCGAACTGCTTTGTGCCGCGCGGCGTAGCGAACTGGTCGATAGCGACCTCTCGCCACCACTCGACGCCGTCGCGACGGAACTCGACGACGCGGTCGGCCTCCCACTCGCGGACGTGTCGCTCCACGAGGAAATCCGCGAGACCGCCGCGCTCGCCGACGAAGGGCGGTTCGCCCGGATTGCCGAGGGAACGGGCACAGAACTCGCATAG
- a CDS encoding mechanosensitive ion channel family protein yields MAGVVLQTGVPELPPEVGGYLDALWSVAVFLGVFAVLYVLGRRVVEPVARRTLASKRIQRTAANTALKIVRLGVVVVALRIALDVADYGYLLSIPPTLAAALTVAIGFASRDIASNLVSGAFIVTDPKFNIGDWIQWKNREGVIEDISFRVTRVRTFDNELVTVPNSELATNAVTNLVAKNRLRVRHSFHVADDEDLGRVGSILVAAADADDRILDAPTPTVEVTELDEGRATVEARYWVSNPTREQVVEIRSAYLRRVTEQFGAEGIELPPG; encoded by the coding sequence GTGGCAGGAGTCGTCCTACAGACAGGTGTGCCAGAGTTGCCGCCCGAAGTCGGCGGCTATCTCGACGCACTCTGGAGTGTCGCGGTGTTTCTCGGCGTATTCGCCGTCCTCTACGTCCTCGGACGGCGCGTCGTGGAACCCGTCGCTCGCCGAACGCTCGCCAGCAAGCGAATCCAGCGCACGGCCGCGAACACGGCGCTGAAAATCGTCCGCCTCGGCGTCGTCGTGGTCGCGCTCCGAATCGCGCTCGACGTGGCCGACTACGGCTATCTGCTGTCGATACCGCCGACGTTGGCCGCCGCGCTGACGGTCGCAATTGGTTTCGCAAGCCGAGACATCGCCTCGAACCTCGTCAGCGGCGCGTTCATCGTCACGGACCCGAAGTTCAATATCGGCGACTGGATACAGTGGAAGAACCGCGAGGGCGTCATCGAGGACATCAGCTTTCGCGTGACGCGGGTCCGAACCTTCGACAACGAGTTGGTGACGGTGCCGAACTCCGAGTTGGCAACCAACGCCGTGACGAACCTCGTGGCGAAGAATCGCCTCCGCGTGCGTCACTCCTTTCACGTGGCGGACGACGAGGATTTGGGTCGCGTCGGCAGTATTCTGGTCGCGGCCGCAGATGCCGACGATCGGATTCTCGACGCGCCGACGCCCACCGTCGAAGTGACGGAGTTGGACGAGGGCCGGGCGACGGTCGAAGCGCGCTACTGGGTTTCGAATCCGACCCGCGAGCAGGTGGTGGAGATTCGCTCCGCGTATCTGCGGCGCGTCACCGAGCAGTTTGGGGCGGAAGGAATCGAGTTACCGCCGGGTTGA
- a CDS encoding cytochrome d ubiquinol oxidase subunit II, which yields MIELSNFDLPTLWFAVVFAFLAVFLFLDGFDFGVGALFATRGDPEEKERLLAAIGPFWDGNEVWLVVFGGALFAAFPPVYAALFSRHYLLLFGVLGTLILRGLAPEFYEQRHDESWQRWWGRAFVVGSVGAPFLLGVFAANWLLGTAGPTLTSLVVGLAVVCMTIASGAAFLGLKLRGELREEMVAYGPKATLAFLAFAVVTLVLLASRVSYDVTSAALVALTVASGVGYVLATKQGYRYVSFVTAGGMTGSFVALVGTLMYPVVEPVRGLTVAEAAVGSPSIELLTGSAALLLPLVLTYFVVLYSAFSGPIDPEEAY from the coding sequence ATGATTGAACTATCGAACTTCGACTTGCCGACGCTCTGGTTCGCTGTCGTGTTCGCCTTCCTCGCCGTCTTCCTGTTTCTGGACGGCTTCGACTTCGGGGTCGGCGCGCTCTTCGCGACGAGGGGCGACCCAGAAGAGAAAGAACGACTGCTGGCCGCAATCGGGCCGTTCTGGGACGGTAACGAAGTGTGGCTGGTCGTCTTCGGCGGTGCACTATTCGCGGCGTTCCCGCCGGTGTACGCCGCGCTGTTCAGTCGCCACTACTTGCTCCTGTTCGGCGTCCTCGGGACGCTCATCCTCCGCGGTCTTGCCCCAGAGTTCTACGAACAGCGCCACGACGAGTCGTGGCAACGCTGGTGGGGCCGAGCCTTCGTCGTCGGGAGCGTCGGCGCGCCCTTCCTGCTCGGCGTCTTCGCCGCGAACTGGCTGTTGGGCACGGCGGGGCCGACGCTCACCTCGCTCGTCGTCGGCCTCGCAGTCGTCTGCATGACGATTGCGTCTGGTGCGGCGTTCCTCGGCCTCAAACTGCGTGGCGAACTACGCGAAGAGATGGTCGCATACGGGCCGAAAGCAACGCTCGCGTTTCTCGCGTTCGCGGTGGTGACGCTCGTTCTGCTCGCCTCCCGTGTCTCCTACGACGTGACGAGCGCGGCACTCGTCGCGCTGACGGTTGCCTCGGGAGTCGGATACGTCCTCGCCACGAAGCAGGGGTATCGCTACGTCTCCTTCGTCACGGCAGGGGGCATGACCGGGTCGTTCGTCGCGCTCGTCGGCACGCTCATGTATCCCGTCGTGGAACCCGTACGAGGGCTGACGGTCGCTGAGGCCGCCGTCGGGTCGCCGTCTATCGAATTGCTGACCGGTTCGGCGGCGCTGCTGTTGCCGCTCGTGCTGACCTACTTCGTCGTGCTGTACTCGGCGTTTAGCGGCCCGATAGACCCTGAAGAAGCCTATTAA
- a CDS encoding cytochrome ubiquinol oxidase subunit I, with product MVDPVVASRLQFALTTIVHIVFPVMSMGLAPFLVYFTWKEIRTGEVLYERLRRFWTKIFAVSFAVGTVTGLVLEFEFGTNFAAFSETAGALFGGPLAAEGMMAFFLEATFLGVFVFGRERVSDRLYFLSSVMVGLGTWLSAVWILVANSWMQTPRGFEMATKNGHPVVLLTDPVAAYANPRFPWMFVHMQNAAVLSVALFMAGVAAYHLYRRRHLNVVDTGNLDATFWQTTLKVAIVALVISAPFQAIHGDAYGRHVAETQPQKFAAMEAVWETDSYVPEYIIAFPTSVEDLTNPRAKDIFGIGIPGGASWLASGGDPSAEITGLNEFESSPPVAVVFWSFRAMVALGFWFIALAFWAAYRWRTGELLEDHLLHKALMASSLLGILGVELGWIVTEVGRQPWVIQGVMKTSDSVSQNLGSTEALATLVGFAVVYFALLSVYSYVVARIIRTGPAGPVPDDYDQPRDPESPTPTREVPADD from the coding sequence ATGGTAGACCCCGTCGTCGCTAGCCGACTTCAGTTCGCGCTGACGACCATCGTCCACATCGTCTTCCCCGTCATGAGTATGGGACTCGCGCCCTTCCTCGTCTACTTCACGTGGAAAGAGATTCGGACCGGCGAAGTGCTCTACGAGCGACTCCGTCGGTTCTGGACGAAGATTTTCGCGGTGAGTTTCGCGGTCGGTACCGTCACCGGACTCGTCCTCGAATTCGAGTTCGGGACGAACTTCGCGGCGTTCTCCGAGACGGCGGGCGCGCTGTTCGGTGGCCCCCTCGCCGCCGAGGGCATGATGGCGTTCTTCCTCGAAGCGACGTTCCTCGGCGTGTTCGTCTTCGGGCGCGAACGCGTCTCCGACCGCCTCTACTTCCTGTCGAGCGTCATGGTCGGTCTCGGAACGTGGCTCTCTGCGGTCTGGATTCTGGTCGCCAACTCGTGGATGCAGACGCCCCGTGGGTTCGAGATGGCGACGAAAAACGGCCACCCGGTCGTCCTGCTGACCGACCCCGTGGCGGCCTACGCCAACCCCCGGTTTCCGTGGATGTTCGTCCACATGCAGAACGCCGCCGTCCTCTCCGTGGCGCTGTTCATGGCTGGCGTGGCGGCGTACCACCTCTACCGTCGGCGACACCTGAACGTCGTCGATACGGGGAATCTCGACGCAACATTCTGGCAGACCACCCTCAAAGTCGCCATCGTCGCGCTGGTCATCAGCGCGCCGTTCCAAGCGATTCACGGTGACGCCTACGGTCGCCACGTTGCCGAGACACAGCCACAGAAGTTCGCCGCGATGGAGGCTGTCTGGGAGACCGATAGCTACGTTCCCGAGTACATCATCGCGTTCCCGACCAGCGTCGAGGACCTGACGAACCCGCGCGCGAAGGACATCTTCGGCATCGGCATCCCAGGCGGAGCCTCGTGGCTCGCTAGCGGCGGGGACCCGTCCGCCGAAATCACGGGCCTGAACGAGTTCGAGAGTTCGCCCCCGGTCGCCGTCGTCTTCTGGTCGTTCCGGGCGATGGTCGCGCTCGGCTTCTGGTTCATCGCGCTCGCGTTCTGGGCGGCGTACCGCTGGCGGACGGGCGAACTGCTGGAGGACCACCTGCTCCACAAGGCGCTCATGGCCTCGTCGCTGCTCGGAATTCTGGGGGTCGAACTCGGTTGGATAGTCACCGAAGTCGGCCGCCAACCGTGGGTGATTCAGGGCGTGATGAAGACGAGCGATAGCGTCTCCCAGAACCTCGGTTCGACGGAGGCACTCGCCACCCTCGTCGGATTCGCGGTCGTCTACTTCGCCCTACTTTCCGTCTACAGCTACGTCGTCGCTCGCATCATTCGGACGGGACCAGCAGGACCGGTTCCGGACGACTACGACCAACCACGCGACCCCGAGTCGCCGACACCTACGCGGGAGGTGCCAGCGGATGATTGA
- a CDS encoding ribbon-helix-helix protein, CopG family — MGNKNKTISFRVNEDSFETLREIAEERDISLSAVFRDYVDLLVSHDGRVKVVPEAELGEGVETDEFPPKVEVPKSFIREHERLELEADHLREQLQEYKQFASHLQEKLEQEDDVEEVIQLEELDEELDTDETYRIG, encoded by the coding sequence ATGGGCAACAAGAACAAGACGATCTCCTTCCGCGTCAACGAGGACTCCTTCGAGACGCTCCGGGAGATCGCCGAGGAGCGCGATATCTCGCTCTCGGCAGTGTTCCGCGACTACGTAGACTTGCTCGTCTCCCACGACGGTCGCGTGAAGGTCGTCCCCGAGGCGGAACTCGGCGAAGGCGTCGAGACCGACGAGTTCCCGCCGAAAGTCGAGGTGCCCAAGAGCTTCATCCGCGAACACGAGCGACTGGAGTTAGAAGCAGACCACCTCCGCGAACAGTTACAGGAGTACAAGCAGTTCGCCAGCCACCTCCAAGAGAAGTTAGAGCAAGAGGACGACGTAGAGGAAGTCATCCAGTTAGAGGAACTGGACGAAGAGTTAGACACGGACGAGACGTATCGGATTGGGTAG
- a CDS encoding DUF7344 domain-containing protein — MSDDGFSEDTRELTWVGDKVVNRSANVTDNLDTVFSLLSNAHCRYLLYYLSTMDGEVAEIEDAVKGVSKYKVAGKETDIQVNRENVRIELHHSLLPKLEDAEVIEYDPRQGTIRFTGDAALDEWVEHAQHKEVE, encoded by the coding sequence ATGTCTGACGATGGTTTCTCGGAAGACACTCGGGAATTAACATGGGTGGGTGACAAGGTGGTAAATCGCTCTGCAAACGTAACCGACAACCTCGATACGGTCTTTAGCCTGCTGAGTAACGCACATTGTCGCTATCTTCTGTACTATCTGTCTACGATGGACGGAGAGGTCGCCGAAATCGAGGACGCTGTGAAAGGCGTAAGCAAGTACAAAGTGGCAGGAAAAGAAACGGACATTCAGGTCAACCGGGAGAACGTCCGAATCGAACTCCATCACTCCTTATTGCCGAAACTGGAAGACGCAGAAGTAATCGAGTACGACCCGCGACAAGGAACCATCCGGTTCACCGGTGATGCTGCACTCGACGAATGGGTCGAACATGCCCAACACAAGGAAGTGGAATGA
- a CDS encoding DUF5814 domain-containing protein has protein sequence MAITDKIYVKNHRQIGSQLETNIPKGAFKGATLDLLFQGNNLAQLDDATQERVLDFAEDFLDCNCESNPYCGCPEKKFMQYLLELREGGLGPQAIVDVMSDDYMVYAYEGDVLSFLDDSVRTLEAVEELAEVDGNREAQQEASRKKQNLSG, from the coding sequence GTGGCTATCACGGACAAAATCTACGTCAAGAACCATCGGCAAATCGGCTCTCAGTTGGAGACGAACATCCCGAAGGGCGCGTTCAAGGGCGCGACGCTCGACCTGCTGTTTCAGGGGAACAACCTCGCGCAACTGGACGACGCGACCCAAGAGCGGGTGCTGGACTTCGCCGAGGACTTTCTGGACTGCAACTGTGAGTCCAATCCGTACTGTGGTTGCCCGGAGAAGAAGTTCATGCAGTACCTGCTCGAACTGCGAGAGGGTGGTCTCGGCCCCCAGGCCATCGTGGACGTGATGAGCGACGACTACATGGTGTACGCTTACGAGGGCGACGTGCTGTCGTTCCTCGACGACTCGGTGCGGACCCTCGAAGCAGTCGAAGAACTCGCCGAAGTCGATGGCAATCGCGAAGCTCAACAGGAAGCGAGTCGGAAGAAGCAGAATCTCTCCGGATAG
- a CDS encoding HNH endonuclease, whose product MTTHVCPTCERGFETEQNLKIHFSERHGGQLLTQECDYCTNEFYVDYAKRFCSRSCCRKSDFQSGTTTSNDKRRKTTRTHSGTTNSNYRRGKTTGTCKICESEFEYYSSSKRGLYCPDCVQNESWQTPPEIVGEKNPRWNGGKQIVECDVCGDTVERYPSNIGDTTVCSEPCRKTWLSEAFTGSGHPNWNGGGNGAYGTGWNETRKKARKRDEDECVVCGITREELGRHPDVHHIIPVRWFIDSDHHTREDAHFLDNVACLCPSCHRKAEFEKIPPEKLRTLIEK is encoded by the coding sequence ATGACCACTCACGTCTGCCCGACATGCGAGCGCGGATTCGAAACAGAGCAGAATCTCAAAATCCATTTTTCCGAACGACACGGCGGACAACTTCTGACCCAAGAGTGTGATTACTGCACGAACGAATTCTACGTCGATTACGCGAAACGGTTCTGCTCTCGTTCGTGCTGTCGGAAGAGCGACTTTCAATCGGGAACGACCACCTCAAACGACAAGCGTCGAAAAACCACCCGAACTCACTCAGGAACGACCAACTCAAACTACCGACGTGGAAAGACCACTGGAACCTGCAAAATCTGTGAGAGTGAATTCGAATACTACTCTTCAAGCAAACGCGGCCTGTACTGTCCCGACTGTGTCCAGAACGAATCCTGGCAGACCCCACCAGAGATCGTCGGGGAAAAGAATCCTCGATGGAACGGAGGAAAGCAGATAGTCGAATGTGACGTCTGTGGCGACACTGTCGAACGATACCCCAGCAACATCGGAGACACCACCGTCTGTAGCGAACCCTGCCGAAAAACATGGCTCTCCGAGGCATTCACTGGTTCAGGACATCCAAACTGGAACGGCGGGGGGAACGGCGCTTACGGCACAGGCTGGAACGAAACCCGAAAGAAAGCGCGCAAGCGCGACGAGGACGAATGTGTCGTCTGTGGCATTACGCGAGAAGAACTCGGTCGTCATCCAGACGTCCACCACATCATCCCCGTACGGTGGTTCATCGATTCAGACCACCACACCCGCGAAGACGCTCACTTCCTCGACAACGTCGCTTGTCTCTGTCCGAGTTGTCATCGGAAAGCCGAGTTCGAGAAGATACCGCCGGAAAAACTCCGAACACTCATCGAAAAGTGA
- the csa3 gene encoding CRISPR-associated CARF protein Csa3: MRTYISTLGFDEARVTRPVLKRGIDEGDEVVIVRPQHDSDDKRAEEALTGVEQFVSEIEPAVSFDCERVPHEEFEASVIACSDIIRAAEGSIIVNLGGGARDILLPLTIATLVHLDRVETVLFFSDLDRSHQEWSLPNVTANPPTKSLETLQVLANVTQPISISELSSHSTVAKSTVGRHIDKLATVDAVRTETEGKTKQVELTLTGKLLLQRTPDSAR, encoded by the coding sequence ATGCGAACGTACATCTCGACACTCGGATTCGACGAGGCCCGCGTGACGCGGCCCGTACTCAAGCGCGGAATCGACGAAGGCGACGAAGTCGTCATTGTGCGCCCACAACATGACAGCGACGACAAGCGCGCCGAGGAAGCACTCACCGGCGTCGAGCAGTTCGTCAGTGAAATCGAGCCAGCCGTGTCATTCGACTGCGAGCGCGTACCGCACGAGGAGTTCGAGGCGAGCGTCATCGCCTGCAGTGACATCATCCGAGCAGCGGAAGGCTCTATTATCGTCAACCTCGGCGGTGGCGCACGCGATATTCTTCTCCCGCTGACGATAGCGACGCTCGTCCACCTAGACCGCGTCGAGACGGTGTTGTTCTTCAGCGACCTCGACCGCTCACATCAGGAGTGGTCACTGCCGAACGTCACCGCGAACCCACCCACGAAGTCGCTCGAAACGTTGCAGGTGCTTGCAAACGTCACCCAACCAATTTCGATTTCCGAGCTATCGAGCCACAGCACAGTCGCAAAAAGTACGGTCGGTCGCCACATCGACAAACTCGCCACCGTTGATGCCGTACGAACTGAAACCGAAGGCAAAACGAAGCAGGTCGAGCTTACACTCACCGGAAAACTACTGCTCCAGCGAACCCCCGATTCTGCTCGGTGA
- the cas6 gene encoding CRISPR system precrRNA processing endoribonuclease RAMP protein Cas6 — MRQITLTVRPEARFPVPISDGYSVYSSLLSALDSVDDAVSERIHDSELGSLHCSGLLGNFGHSDRSHHKSVHADRTYELTLGVVDPGDEEIFQALVQALVFDDDELELTNGTLRVESFESTNTTHEELLARANDYDDPTIEIEFRTPTCIEEAGDVTTMFPTRTAVFQSLLGKWNRTAPSDYEFDLSHDDLASSIIEKPDARSYQTHSVLVNRITNDDGETRPLFRQGFTGNCEYDFKGASESLRNAVTALAVFARYSGVGSAVARGCGAVNVEVKE, encoded by the coding sequence ATGCGCCAAATCACTCTCACCGTCCGACCAGAAGCTCGGTTCCCAGTGCCAATTTCGGACGGCTACAGCGTCTACAGTTCGCTCCTCTCTGCACTCGATTCAGTGGACGATGCAGTCAGCGAGCGTATCCACGATTCAGAGCTTGGGAGTCTGCACTGTAGCGGCTTGCTCGGTAACTTCGGACACAGCGACCGAAGCCATCACAAGTCGGTCCACGCCGACCGGACCTACGAACTCACGCTCGGTGTCGTGGACCCGGGTGACGAGGAAATCTTTCAGGCACTAGTCCAAGCGTTGGTCTTCGACGACGATGAGCTGGAACTGACGAATGGGACGTTGCGCGTCGAGAGTTTCGAGAGTACGAACACGACCCACGAGGAACTGCTCGCACGCGCGAACGACTACGACGACCCGACCATCGAGATAGAATTTCGCACGCCAACTTGCATTGAGGAAGCAGGGGACGTGACGACGATGTTCCCCACGAGGACGGCGGTGTTCCAGAGTCTCCTCGGTAAGTGGAATCGGACGGCTCCGAGCGATTACGAGTTCGACCTGTCGCACGACGACCTCGCATCCAGCATTATCGAGAAACCCGACGCGCGCTCGTACCAGACTCACAGCGTGTTAGTGAATCGGATTACCAACGACGACGGTGAGACGCGACCACTGTTCCGGCAGGGGTTCACCGGTAACTGTGAGTACGATTTCAAGGGAGCTTCTGAGAGTCTGCGGAATGCGGTGACGGCGCTTGCGGTGTTTGCTCGGTACTCGGGTGTCGGGAGTGCCGTAGCTCGGGGTTGTGGAGCAGTCAATGTGGAGGTAAAAGAATGA